A window of Salvia splendens isolate huo1 chromosome 8, SspV2, whole genome shotgun sequence genomic DNA:
AGGGTGACAGatagatttattatttaaatatttggaTATTTTTGTGAGATTGATCTAATGTTTTTGGTCTCAAATTTTAATATCCTTTTAAAAATTAGACAAgtattagtaataataatattagtaaaACTAAAAACTTTAGCTTATttcttgtatttttattaactttaatattagtctaattttgcacaaactttacattttgtaTGTTACCGTTTTACAaacttattgaaataagatatTTTTGACGAAAACTTATTTTATGTAGGCGATTGTGAAACGTTGATTATATTCTTATTCACTTTTAAAATTCGTAGCAAATAGGATAAAAAGTTCCATCGATTTAATTGtgtgaagtaaaataaaaaagccACATATGTGGTCGGAAATAGTTATTGAGCCGTCGTGGGACATAACACACGAAACATAAAATTATTGATGatttaaatcaattttaatattgtgtaggAAATACGCCAAAGTTTGTAGTTTTAGGACCAATATCCCTATTATTAATAAGAAATCAATCAATTTATACGAAGCTTCTGTAGAAAGTAGAAACTTTTTCGACTAAAATGTTGAAAATTAAACTCTAAATCGAAAAAAGGCCATTTTAGAAGGCCCAACACACTTTACCTCCATTCAAGAATTTTTTAAGTATTGGGGATTATCGATTTAATTACTACAGATACAGACACAGATACACAGATATCTAATCTCACGAGAGAAGTTTCAATTGGCTGCTCTCTCATCCCGTTCACGTTGAAGTTGAGGTCAGAACTCCGAATTGATTCTATGAGCTtgcttctttcttcttctttcattttttttcacttcACTTTATTTTGTCCCTGCTTTGGGTTGTTGTCCATATCGTGAACGTGTTTTCTTATTTGCTTTTGCCTTAGGCGTTTCCAGTTGAAGGATTAGTAAATTCTTTTGGAATTAATCATTTGATTGATGAATTGTGATTAAAATTGAATAGCTGGTTCTTCTGATGCTTCGTCTCTGGATTTTGCTGAGTTTTGAGATTTTAGCAGAGTATCCTATTAGTGGCTGCAATCcatcttttatttgtttaatttaatttctaaaattgcaactttccgTCGTGTTTTTATCCCCTATAAAATTGCTaatcttaattaaatttttatggTTGTTGATAGAAATTCTATTCTATGTGGATAATGTGTTTTGTTGGACAAAATTTGGAAGGGAGGGGTTGAAAAAATTGTAATAGTACTACTAACTTTTAGCACTTACAATTTTATGCATTTTAGGGTTACAAATTGCTGAGTTAGGATGAATGGAGCCAAAACTTGCTAcaagtttgaagtttgttttaCTAGTATCTTTGTGGTTAGGACAAAGCAAATGCTAAATTGGTTGAGAATTCCTTTGCTTTTCTGCAGAATGTTCTAAAGCATTGAGCTAGCTATTCTTGTGGATTTTTTCTCCATATCTGAGTAATAATGGCCGCAGAGGAAGAAGGCATGAATCTAATAGAGATATTGGAGGAAAATGTGGCTATTGACATGAGCAAATACATGAGCTATGTCCAGTCTCCCAGCTGTGGCGCCATAGCAACATTTGGTGGCACCACTCGCGACACCTTCGAGGGCAAGACTGTCTTGGAGCTGAGGTACGAAGCGTACGTCCCCATGGCTGTACGATGCATCAAGACGATATGCACTTCTGCAAGATCATCATGGAACCTGAATTCAATTGCAGTGGCCCATCGCTTAGGCCCCGTTCCTGTTGGTGAAACAAGTGTTTTCATAGCAACCTCAGCCGTTCATCGTGGTGATGCCTTGAATGCTTGCAAGTTCATCATCGATGAGGTTAAGGCATCGGTTCCAATATGGAAGAAGGAAGTTTGTACCAATGGCGAGGTTTGGAAAGAGAACTCTGAGTTCCTCGAGAGGCGGGACGAGCTCGGGAATTCAAGTTGCCGGAAAAATGTTGTAGAGGGGATGGACCAGAGAGAAAGGGTTGCTGCGGAGGAAAGGTGAAGATGCCGCCAGAGGCATGATGATGTGCAGTGATGAAAAGAGAGGCCTTTTGTTGTTGTAATACAAGGATTGTTTTTAACATTTTACTTGTGTAAACTTGTAGTATCTTTGGAAACATTGAAAGCAAGATTAATAAACACAATTTACACATAAATTGAATTAATTCATTCATCAGTATAGTCAAATGATCTCTAATTTGACTTGAAATTACTAATATAGTAAACGGTTGTAGTATTTACTAACAGTAGCAGCAAATTCAAAATGGAACTGGAATGAGAGCACAGGCAGGAGGAATGAGTGCAACAGCTCCTCTCTCTGGATTTGTGTATTTTCGATACACAGCCTTGAGCTTGTTCCCTGCTGCTCCGAAGTGGAAACTGACCAGCATCttcgcgcactccctgatatatATCAATCAGATACACCGAGAATCAATTAATACACACGTATTATCTAAAGTCGGAAATGGAAAAAAGGAGAGTATAGTTTTGCATACATCAAGTGACCCTCAGAGTAGCCAGTGTGATGCTGGAGTGTCTCAGTCCACAAGGGGCTTCTGTTAAGTGCACAGCGTGCAGCATATACAGCAGAAGCTGCAATCTTCGAAGGACTGTGCTCTATGATCGTCGCGTAGCTCATCAAGCCAAGTTCAGCATAGAAGAACACCATGTTCTCCATCTACAACAACAAATAAGCAAGCATTAATTTTCACATTCTTCAAATGCAAAAATATGTGGAAATTTGTTTGGATGAATAAATCTCAATCTACCTCCTTATCAGATGGGACAGATGCTTTGATGTATCGAACCAGAAACACGTAAGCTGTTGGAACAGTCAGGTACCACTCCAGCTTCCCAAGAATAGCCTTCTCCATGAAAAGCACTTGCTCCCTCACATAAGCATTATCCGATATGGCTATGAAGTCGCTCACCTCCGGTGCCCATATCTCCTCGTACTTGCAAGCAATCAGCATCGAGCTCATGCCCACCAACTGAAGCTCCCTTCTCGGGACAGTCTTCACTGCAAGAAACCGGTCCACTATGTTGATGGTTAGGTAGAGGCTCTCAGGCACCAGTTCAAACTTTTTGTGAACTTCAATCAACCAATCGACCAGAATGCCTCTCATTTTAGAGTTCACCTCTGGCTGTGAGTCAATGTAATCATGAACTCTGCCATCTTGCTGATTGAGTCAAAGGATTGAAACATGTTACACAAACAAACAAGGAaatagatgatgatgatgatgaggatgaggatgcaATTAAACATTACTGCACACCTCTGTTTGCTTATAGAAATTGTACATATCCTCAACATACTCCACTGCTGCCAATTCGTTATCGGCATCAACTGCATCGATGTCTATCAGATTCTTCAGCTTCTTAGTCACACCAGAAGCAGCCTAAGAGAACAAACCGATACCGTCAGAACAAGTTCTCAATATGATGTTGAAAATAATCTCAAGTAGAAGTAGCTAACTAAGTCTCACTTTGCTTCGAGCAGTGAGGATTGCAGTGAGACTTTTAGCAGATTTCTTGGCTATCACTGCACCATTTTTTGCCACTAGAATGTTGGGGTTTTCAGGCTGCTGTTTCTGCAGATGATAACAAGAATCAGCTGTGGGAAAAACAGAGAAAACAAAACAATCAAAACACCAAAGAAGTGAATTGagcagaatttttttttaaggtCTTGCCTTGCAGTTGTTCTTGTCTTGAACTTGACCATTTGCCAATAGCTGAGCACCAAATCTCCTTGTTATAGGACGACTGATCTGATTCTGCGGCTTGCCTTCAGCTACTGGTGCCGGAACCAAGTTTCCGATGTCTCTCAAAACCCTCCGATTCCTCACTTCTGGCTGAGGATTCTTCTGCTTCCCTCCTCCAACTGATAACCAAATCAAGAGTATTGCTTGTGAGATTACTCGTCATATTAAAGAAAAGGCATTCTTAAAATGTACTAGTAAGTATAGTAAATTGTTATACTTGTCCAACATTAAACAAACACTCAGTTCTAGTGTAGGAGATCCTATCTAACTCAACAATCATAAATTTTAGGCCAGGTATAGATAAGTACGAATTTCCTCCGTAGAAGACTGAAAACGGGGTGCAATAACCTATCATCAAATCTCCAATCAGATTGAAAAGTAAATTGATGGATGAATAAATAATTCTAAAACCTAATTTCAGAAGGGCTTTGAGAAGAAACACACGTCAAATAAGTGGAAACAAATTGActcaaaagaataaaaaaaaaagaacgaTCAGCGCCAGTTGTATATGACATACCGATGGGTTGCTCAGGAGCAACGACAACTCTTGAAGCCATCTCCAAATCtaattcttcctcttcttcttcgctTTCGATTTCTTCTTCACGGCCACCGAAAACCTCTCCAAGACTGGCCCAAAATGATGACAGAAGCACTCCGAGACGGCCGCTGCGCGTCTCTCCTCCTTCGGGTTTATCTGTCGTCGCCACAATGCACAAACCACAATCGAGATTCTCTCTGTAGAAATCTGGTGATGGAAGAGTGTCAATGGAGAAATGAGACTTCGCAACAACGGTCATATATTGTTCAGCTTCGAATAGGATCCGTTGGATCTCTTATGATCGTACGGTTTTCATCCGCACTAAATTTACTAGCCGTTGTGACAGAGCACTTAGAATTACCGTTTGATAAATTACTCAACTTTTAAgttctttttttcttcaatcCCATATAGTATGATGCTACACAAAATAACTttctatttaaatttattgtggCAATAAATACTATATTTTTACTATTGTAAAAGGTATTGTTACAATAAACTTTTATTCGATTGAGTTTTCAATAAGTTTGGTGTTCAATAACTTTTGTGTATGTGTTCCATTTGTGTTGTTAAGCAAACCGATAGGGGAATGTGGCGATGATGATGGTGCTCTCACAACAACTGCGTGGGAATGGACAGTGGGTGACTTCGATATTTGTGTGTGTTCGGTGGTCATGGGCCATGGCGGTCCGCGGCTAAGGATGAGACAATGAGTGTGTGACAGTGTGAGTgtgttttaatcaatatttagttaattaaaatgaaatttatttGTGCATATAAATgagataaatatatttataaagacaagaaaataatTTGACAACTTAATCTACTAGTATAACTTGCAACAATTTTATCTAGGTTGTAATAATATTATACTGTATACCAAACAATAATGTATAAGCGGCAACGGTGCTCGTTGCATCGGCGGGCCGCCGTGCCGACGGCGCGGCAAAGAGCTGCTCGTCGATGTGCCCTTGCCGACAGCACGgccctgctcgatgcatcgagcaccgCCGTGCCGAAGAGCACGCTGACTTAGCGGCTTCTGATTGGCCAACAACATTTTCGTTGGaatttttttcaagaaaataaaaaataatacaaaaaataaaaaaattattttcggattcccaaaaatatagccgttttattaccgtttttttgaaattttttattaaaaaaaaatttaatcccaaaatcatctataaatacacacattcatcatccatttttcacataaaattatctctcactcatatttcactcatatttttttcatacaactcacctacatcttcctctctcactcaaacactctctaaattcaaaaatggatatgaacgatatcattgcggaagcggagcgcaaagaacaagaatactatcaACAATATCGTGCCGGCTATGAAGCCTATGTTGCCGTTGCtgcccccgctcctcctcctcgaccaccgagatcaaatcgccgctacatccctcgtgaccgggagggagcacACGAAAGGCTAGTGGCCGACTATTTTTTCGAcgagccgcggtttccggcagattacttccgGCGCTGTTTCCGCATGTCAAAatgcttgtttatgcgtattgtcaacacattgtcctcCCATGTTGAATACTTCCAATCACGTAGAGATGCAACCGGTCAgcaaagtctctcggcattgcagaagtgtacttatgccctccgacaacttgctaccgagcaaacggctgacctcttcgacgaatatttgcatgtgggtgagtcaactggaatccaaTGCCTCAAAATTTTTTGCACTGGCGTTTgttctgctttcggtgaggaattcctttgggcacccaccaccgaagactgtcaacggttgcttcatcttcacgaaacagtccacggaTCCCCAGTATGCTTGAcaacattgactgcatgcattggaggtggaagagtTGCCCGAATGCTTgtagggggcaacacttaagcggccacaaaggcggcggcccaacgcttatccttgaacgGCGCCGACTACCgtctatggatttggcatgcatatttcggtgtggccggatccaacaacgacttcaacgtgctctatttttcacccctcttcaatgatatTTTGAATGGAGTAGCACCGGTGATAGACTTTACTGTCAACGGAAATCCATATCGCACGGGATACTATCTCGCTGATGGTATTTACCCAAAGTGaccgactttcgtgaagacgctcaacaTACCGCAAGACCCGAAAAGGGTTCTTTATGCGCAACGTCAAAATGCCGCTcagaaagacgtcgaaagagcttttggggtccttcaagcccgattcaacattatgAAGACCCCGACTCGGCTATGGTACGTTAAAAATATTTCCGACATCATGtgcacgtgtattatcttgcacaatatgattatagctgacgaaggaccaaGGACGGCTAACTTTtccgacgaggatgaagccggaagctcaaccgcaagctTTCCcacacgccgaggtgtgcatacgacggtgcgcGAGAGGATCGAAAGAAGACAtacaatgcgcgataccaaaacacacattgagctacaagaagacctaatccaACACATTTGGAAGAAATTTAGCCACGattagtggtttttttaattttatgaatttaattatgtaatttttaatttttaggattttaattatgtactttttatttttttagtaatttgtaatcgtattttgggtatttttaatatattttaatattgtggaaatgtttcaataattgaagtatttaaattgaataatagaatggtggaacCTTTGAGCATGCTCTTGTAGAAGAGCATGAATGTAGATGTTGTGCTTTTGCCAAAGAATaaggagtaaaaaattaataaaagtgagTCTGGACCCACTCTATGCTTGTCAAAGAGCATGGATATGAATGCTCTCAAACTAATTGTAATTCAATCTTCATTTTAATATCTACAATTAATCTTTGTTTTAATCGAGCAATGCTACCAGGTGACCCCTCGTATTATAATATTCTCATTAGTTGAACATTAGTAGTATATTGTTATTATTGTTCTGCTGAAAACTAGCAAACCCTCATAGTATAATATTCTCATTCGACTCTTAAATATTGTTATCATTGATctacttaaatttttttataaaactttttttttgatATATCAAATACAGTAATTACATTTTAATAGATTTTATTTTCCatagaaatatttatttctAATTTGCAAATGCAAGCAACTCAAAACTGGTAATTTAGTAATTAATAATGAAACCATGAagaaaacattttcaatttgCACAAATCATTCTAAGTTTTCGAAAACAATACTCACTTCGTGCTAGAAAAAACATAAGAGCATCAGCAGCGGCGTCTCGCtgcgggctcggtctcgtcCCGGTGAGACGAGTCCGCAGCGAGACGCCACTGCGGATGCTCCTTCTCGTCGCTTAGCTCGGGGGAAGGGGGGTAGCGAGACAGCccgccacgcgccagcgccacTTGGCGAGCTCTGGCGTgcggcgtgacgcccactcgctggcccgcgagtgggcgtcgtcatgttgacgcaataaataattttttttaaaaaaatctattttctaaaaaaatacaaaaattttaacggtaatattactgtttcaacggtaattttttttaattctataaatattccTATTAACCTCTTTCATTTTAAACACAAACACACCATCTctcatctttttttcttctcatcactataatatcatctctctttcctctccaattcttctcctaaatttaatccattcatggatccatttgagcaaatgcgtcgaataatggaagaatcgctagaagaagatcgacgtagggagaaGGAAGCCACGGCGCATCAAAAGTGACCCCAGAaatattaggatttcaattatgtatttttcgtgattatgcggatttcaataaattgtaatattaggatttcaattatgtatttttcgtattttcggatgttgtaattttcagtAGACGTACATGATCGTCACTAGAGAACtccttcttctgcttctttgcctccatttttttatgatttgagttttgagattttgaatttaagtgtgcaatttttaatttctaatattttaaattatgtcttttttatttttttagattttaattatgttttttttttggttttttaggattttaaattgtaattttcttttatttaataaagtgtgtttttattaattgaatttgttggaaataaaaataaaaaataaaattgaatgaatagttaagagatgagatggttaaAAGATTGATGGATAcatgtgttgtctcttagttaagggatgagatggttaagagattgATAGATACAGGTGTTATCTCTTACAGATGGGGTAAAAAGTGCAAtgagacccatgaatagtgaagggatgagacggttaagataCGGTATTGAGACAAGGATGCGGATGGCctaatttttcaatatttttgtatatctcacaacaatcttcatttcttattttagaTATTATTCCACCACCAACTTAAAAATTAGTATCTTAGTTTATCATCTTATTCACAATATTACTACTCATGTCTCACctaattcttttaaaaaaacatatacccACCAAAGCTTTTTTATGCGGGAATGGAACTATGGATGTAATATAGTTATgaaaaattatgatatatttacaTAAATCAGTGGTACATTAACAATTGGGGATGTAGCTCAAATGGTAGAGCGCTCGCTTTGCATGCGAGAGGCACGGGGTTCGATCCCCCGCATctccatttttaaaaattatttttgttcttttttttttactttccaAAGATCAATTGTTGCTGATAGTAAAGACAAAAGgtcataaacaaaaaaaaacagacaCAAATTTCCCACGTTTTCATTGAAGCCTTGATTTGTAGTTAAAATTTATTTACATCATTTACATATTATCATATCTAGAGTTTTACAAACAAGAAAGAGTGGTCTATGTTTCAATCTTGTTGCTTACTGCAAAAACAAAGGGTGAAAAACCAACAaacaaaatactagtactagtatctGTTGGAAAAAGAAATCATAAATTAGCCGCCCATCATTCATTAGCCGCCCATCATTCATTACAGTGGAGTTCCTAGAATATATTTATGTGTGTAGAGTTCCTAGTTGTGGTAGAGTTCCAATATCCATTTATTGATGTACTCCAAGGGACTCAAatctccctataaatactagggagaTGATCATTTCAAATATACAAGAAAAACATACAATAAACTTATCTTTCTACCTCCTACTACTAAAATGCTTTACCAATCTTTCAATAtttctctcgattaccatctttaagatggtatcagagcgggatATATCAGTTTGGGACTCAGAACAATGTCATCATAGTCCCGATCATACCCTTCTCGGCCCTTTCTAAAAACCTGCAAAAccaacacaaattcaaaatgtcAGATTCTGACACAGAAACCTCAAAACCAATCCCAACAGAAACCATGGCAGATTTTGCAGCACAATTTGCTGAATTCATGAAATTCATGAATAAATCTGGAAACAAGTCCGAAAACTCCACAAAACAACCACAACTGCAGCTGGAGTCCTTAGGAGAGATCAACCTGAAGACCAAACTTAATGGGGATAATTATCCCCTTTGGGCCAATCTGATGGAGAGAGCAATAAGGGGGAAGGGACTGACATCTCACATCTCTGGAGGTTCAGATCCTCCCCCACCCGACGACCCCGGCTACTCAAAATGGCAGCAACGGGATCACTGCTGCTTCAATTGGATTATCAGCAATCTGGAAACCAGCCTTGTAAATGAAGTATCCCAATACAAGACAGCCAAAGACCTGTGGGAAGGTCTGGCTGTCACATATGGGAGTGGAGCAGATCCATTCCAAGTCCATGACCTACACAGACAAGCCATGTCAATGAAGCAAGGAGATATGACCCTGGAAGCCCTTTGGAATAAATTTCAAGATTTATGGATTTCAATTGATGCAAGAGATCCCAACCCCATGGACAGCCCTAAAAGCATCGACAAATACAACAAGCACATTCAAAGGCACAGACTCTATCAATTCGTTTGGGCACTGGATGAAAGGTATGACAAAATCAGACGAGAAATTCTAAATCAAGAACCCTTACCCACAGTCCGAAAAGCTTACGGAATGGTGAGAAGAGAAGCGGTCAATGACAAAGTTCTCAAACGAGAAGCTGACCAATCCGGAATCGCCACTGGACTTGGCGCCTTCGACCGAAGCCGAACACACCAGCCAACAACCAAATTTAGTGCAAATCGGAAATCAGAGGAGGATAAGAGCAAGTTAACCTGCACACACTGTGGAGGAAAACGACATACATTGGAGACATGCTTCCACATCCACGGTTACCCCGATTGGTGGCAAGAGATCAAGCGGACAAAGCAAGGTGGGAAGCGCGGCGGCGGCAATAGCGGAGGAAGGGCAGCGACGGCAGTAGGCGGTGATGACAGAGCCACCTACACCGACGGATCGACGGGCAACATCTGCGACAGAGCCACCTACACCTCCACGCCAACCCCTCCACCACCGTTCCAACAGAACCACCTACACCTcaacagcggcggcggcggaaccAATAAAAATCCCACCGGGAACCCGTTCCCAAACAATACAGCCAAGGCCTCGATTGCTACCACCAAGAATTGGACAGAAGGTAAAATGAGGGCTCCAAAGGTAGGCGACGCAGGTGACCGGGGAGGGAGTAGAGCTCCGGCCGAAGGAGCCGCCTCACAGGAGGTGGCTAGGGTTGGAAGGGAGGCGGAAATCAAAATGGGGACGGCTAGGGTTGAATGGGGGAGGGgttgttttaattatttaccCATTTTGCAAAAAAAACCCTCCAGTCTGTTCTTATCCCAAATACAACCCCATCCTAAAAATGCCTACCAAAACCCACCCCAGTCAAACCCGAGATTTCGAAATATGCCCCATTTGACCAAGAAATTTCAAAAGATACCCCAAACTGTTCAAAATTCCAGAAATACACCCCTGAATTTCGAATTTCAGCCTTCCATCCCATGTTCAAACTCATACCAAGCTCTAGCGTGCTCATCATCCTCAAACATAGGACCTAAAGACTACcactggatttttgattgtggggcaaccgacACAATGTCTTTTGATGCGTCCGATTTCCTAGATATTTCCCAATCCACAAAGAATTTTGTTCAAACCGCTAGTGGGGAATTAGCACAAGTTGAGGGGGCGGGAACTATCACTATCTCACCAACCCTTCGCCTCTCAAACTGTCTTTATGTTCCGTCTTTGTCCCACAAACTTTTGTCTGTAAGTCATGTCACAAAAGATCTTAACTGCAAATTACTGATGCAGCCTCGTTTTTGtgtgttacaggatatcaagacggggatgatagttgggcgtggcactgagcgacatggactgtactacgtggatgagatagcccaacagagtactgCGATGCTAACTCACGGACTGAAAGACAGACAGATTTGGCTCTTGCATCgccggttagggcacccatctatAGGATATCTCCATCTACTCTTTCCCGAGTTAGTTTCTTCTTCACatgttttgaattgtgaaacttgtgttttggcaaaaagtc
This region includes:
- the LOC121743658 gene encoding G2/mitotic-specific cyclin S13-7-like, whose protein sequence is MASRVVVAPEQPIVGGGKQKNPQPEVRNRRVLRDIGNLVPAPVAEGKPQNQISRPITRRFGAQLLANGQVQDKNNCKKQQPENPNILVAKNGAVIAKKSAKSLTAILTARSKAASGVTKKLKNLIDIDAVDADNELAAVEYVEDMYNFYKQTEQDGRVHDYIDSQPEVNSKMRGILVDWLIEVHKKFELVPESLYLTINIVDRFLAVKTVPRRELQLVGMSSMLIACKYEEIWAPEVSDFIAISDNAYVREQVLFMEKAILGKLEWYLTVPTAYVFLVRYIKASVPSDKEMENMVFFYAELGLMSYATIIEHSPSKIAASAVYAARCALNRSPLWTETLQHHTGYSEGHLMECAKMLVSFHFGAAGNKLKAVYRKYTNPERGAVALIPPACALIPVPF